One Bacteroidales bacterium genomic window, CTACAGAATATAAAGTTGACCTTTCGCCCTATATTTATGAGTACCTTCACCTGATGTTACCGGTTAGAATTGTACATCCGGAAGATGAAAACGGCCATTCAGACTGCAACCAGGAAACACTTAGAATACTTAATGAACTGACAGCACATACAGATACAGACCCCAGATGGGATGTTCTCAACCGACTTAAGTCTTCTGTTGAGGATAGTAATCAGGAAGAAAAAAAACAGAAAAAGAAAAAATAACTACTAATACTTAAATACAATGCCAAATCCAAAACACAGGTTTTCTAAAACCAGAACGGCAAAACGCAGAACCCATTACAAAATAGATGCTCCTACTTTTGTAGCTTGCTCCAATTGTGGAACTTCCGTGTTATATCATCGCGTATGTCCTGAATGTGGTTTTTACAGAGGTCGCCTGGCCATCGAAAAAAATACCACTGCCTAATTGATAGCAGAATTTCAACAACTACCGATAAACCAAAAGATTCTTAGATGAGAATCGGCTTGGATGTAATGGGGGGCGATTTTGCGCCTGTAGCTACCATTGATGGAGCTATTTTAGCACAAAAAGAGCTGCAAAACTCGGATCGGATCACTTTGATCGGTCCCGGGACTATGATCAGTGATATGCTTCTGGAGCGCAATGTCGATCCGGCAGCATTTGATATTGTACATGCTCCTGATACGATTGGTATGGGAGAACACCCTACCAAAGCACTCATCAAAAAACCAGAATCAAGTATCGGGGTTGGGTTCCATCTGCTCAAACATAAAAAAATTGATGCTTTCTCCAGCGCTGGCAACAGTGGTGCAATGGTGGTCGGCTCAATTTTCAGTATCAATACAATTCAAGGCATCATCCGGCCTTGTACTTTCGCTTTCTTACCCCAGGAGAACGGGGGTGTTAGCATAATGATAGATATCGGCACCAATCCTGATGCAAAACCGGATATGATGTACCAGTTTGCTATCATTGGATCCATTTATTCGCGATATGTGCTGAGGATCCCAAACCCCAAAGTTGCCCTTCTGAATATTGGTGAAGAAGAGGAAAAGGGAAATATCAACTGCCAGTCTACATTCCATATCATGAAAGAATCCCGCGACTTCAATTTCACAGGAAATATAGAAGGCCGTGATCTCTTCAGAAACAGGGCTGATGTAATCGTTTGTGATGGTTATACAGGCAATATTGTCCTCAAAACTTTAGAATCCATTTATCGGATCATGGATAAAAGGAATCTGCTTGATGACTATTTCAGCCGTTTCAATTATGAAAATTATGGCGGTACACCTATTCTGGGTGTCAATGGGACTGTTGTGATGGGACATGGAATTTCCAACCCTATCGCTATCAAAAACATGATCTTGCTTAGCAGGGATGTTTATAAAGCAAGGTTGGTGTCGAAAATTAAAGGTGCATTATTGGAAATCGTCGGGGAAAAGAATCTTTGACCTGAATTACAGGAGAAGTCCTGGCAATGCACTGTTTAACAAATCCTACTAAATAAGAGGAATGAAAAAAATTAATGCAGCAATTACCGGTGTAGCAGGATTCCTGCCCGATTATATTCTCACAAATGAAGAATTAAGTACCATGGTGGATACTACCGATGAGTGGATTATGACCCGAATCGGTATCAGAGAGAGGCATATTCAGAAAGAGCCCGGAAAAGGATCCTCTGATATGGGTGCGGAAGCTGTAAAATTGCTTTTGGAAAAAACCCATACTTCTCCTGAAGAAGTGGAAATATTAATATGCCCTACTGTTACTCCTGACCATATATTCCCAGCTACAGCCAATATCATAAGTGAAAAAGCCGGGATTAAAAATGCCTTTAGCTTTGATATTAATGCAGCCTGCTCCGGATTTATTTTCGCGCTCACCGTTGCAACCCAGTTTGTTGAAAGTGGAAAATACAAGAAGGTAATTGTAGTAGGTGCTGAGAAGATGTCATCCATTACCGATTATACTGATCGTACAACCTGCCCGCTCTTCGGAGATGCTGCAGCTGCTGTAATGATTGAACCCACTACTGAAGATGTTGGTATAGTTGATTCGATGTTGCGTACCGATGGAGTGGGACTTACACATCTACATATGAAAGCCGGAGGGAGTGTTAAACCTCCTTCACATGAAACCGTTGATGCTAAAGAGCATTTCGTTTACCAGGAAGGTCAGGCTGTTTTCAAATGGGCTGTATCCAAAATGGCGGACATCTCCGTTGAAATGATGGAAAAACACAACCTTTCTTCTGATGACGTAGCATGGCTGGTGCCTCACCAGGCTAACCTGAGAATTATAGATGCCGTTGGTAACCGTATGGGACTGCCAAAGGAAAAAGTGATGGTAAATATTGAAAAATATGGAAACACCACTTCTGCTACAATTCCACTTTGCCTCTGGGAATGGGAAAACCGCCTTCATAAAGGAGATAATATCATTCTCGCTGCCTTTGGCGGAGGATTTACCTGGGGATCGATATATATCAAATGGGCTTACGATACCAAATAAGTACCCTCAACCCTTAAAGATTTGTATAAATAATCATTAATAAACAGCGTAAACTGTTCGAAGTTGCATTATATTTGATAGAACTGAAACGATAATAATATACCAATCTACGTTCTATTCAGCAGAATAG contains:
- the plsX gene encoding phosphate acyltransferase PlsX, producing MRIGLDVMGGDFAPVATIDGAILAQKELQNSDRITLIGPGTMISDMLLERNVDPAAFDIVHAPDTIGMGEHPTKALIKKPESSIGVGFHLLKHKKIDAFSSAGNSGAMVVGSIFSINTIQGIIRPCTFAFLPQENGGVSIMIDIGTNPDAKPDMMYQFAIIGSIYSRYVLRIPNPKVALLNIGEEEEKGNINCQSTFHIMKESRDFNFTGNIEGRDLFRNRADVIVCDGYTGNIVLKTLESIYRIMDKRNLLDDYFSRFNYENYGGTPILGVNGTVVMGHGISNPIAIKNMILLSRDVYKARLVSKIKGALLEIVGEKNL
- the rpmF gene encoding 50S ribosomal protein L32, with the translated sequence MPNPKHRFSKTRTAKRRTHYKIDAPTFVACSNCGTSVLYHRVCPECGFYRGRLAIEKNTTA
- a CDS encoding ketoacyl-ACP synthase III, with amino-acid sequence MKKINAAITGVAGFLPDYILTNEELSTMVDTTDEWIMTRIGIRERHIQKEPGKGSSDMGAEAVKLLLEKTHTSPEEVEILICPTVTPDHIFPATANIISEKAGIKNAFSFDINAACSGFIFALTVATQFVESGKYKKVIVVGAEKMSSITDYTDRTTCPLFGDAAAAVMIEPTTEDVGIVDSMLRTDGVGLTHLHMKAGGSVKPPSHETVDAKEHFVYQEGQAVFKWAVSKMADISVEMMEKHNLSSDDVAWLVPHQANLRIIDAVGNRMGLPKEKVMVNIEKYGNTTSATIPLCLWEWENRLHKGDNIILAAFGGGFTWGSIYIKWAYDTK